The following proteins come from a genomic window of Sphingobium cloacae:
- a CDS encoding S1C family serine protease, with the protein MVALLRRLCLILLLAAPAGARAEQQDIAAAARGVVRVVLVATDGSDAYFVGHGSGFAVAPDKVVTNAHVVELTREEKNLVIGVIPSEGTKTYGGRVIAYSPGNDLALIQLEEGRLPVSTFYAGAVGDGQHVTAIGYPGNVDRAQGLGLKQMVEPLGTVKTSGNVSSGRSTQSFDTILHTAPLAAGNSGGPLVDDCGRVLGVNSFGSVSDGHDAEFGFAVSWREVASFLRQAGVSSLHTVVPCRSMAEADAAEATITQREAQASEQSERAEADAQEAAMAKARDDAERSVISARENAMAGAAVLLAIAVLCLGAGGLFYTQKREKRATWWLAGGGVALFGALGLFFLKPSFSSIDERIVLPDDGKATGNKAFAWAGDNICRIDLNRSRLTVSQANDIPFHWAEGGCVDGQTQYVSSGTKWQRAVIPGEGNFVTVSEFDPATGQLRIQRWLPDLDVMDKARALVKDKPVKGCGGDSGRLAQVATLRSDLSALLPAQPNERLVYRCQKGRLTPADPQN; encoded by the coding sequence ATGGTCGCTTTGCTCCGCCGCCTCTGCCTGATCCTCCTGCTCGCCGCGCCCGCCGGGGCGCGGGCGGAACAGCAGGACATCGCCGCCGCCGCGCGCGGGGTGGTGCGCGTCGTGCTGGTCGCGACGGACGGCAGCGACGCTTATTTCGTCGGCCATGGCAGCGGCTTCGCGGTCGCGCCGGACAAGGTGGTGACCAACGCCCATGTGGTCGAACTGACGCGCGAGGAGAAGAATCTCGTCATCGGCGTGATCCCGTCGGAAGGGACCAAGACCTATGGCGGGCGCGTCATCGCCTATTCGCCGGGCAACGATCTGGCGCTGATCCAGCTGGAGGAAGGCCGCCTGCCGGTCAGCACCTTCTATGCAGGGGCGGTCGGCGACGGGCAGCATGTGACGGCGATCGGCTATCCCGGCAATGTGGACCGGGCGCAGGGTCTTGGCCTCAAGCAGATGGTGGAGCCGCTGGGCACGGTGAAGACCAGCGGCAATGTGTCTTCGGGCCGTTCGACGCAGAGCTTCGACACGATCCTCCACACCGCGCCGCTCGCCGCCGGGAACAGCGGCGGGCCGCTGGTGGACGATTGCGGGCGGGTGCTGGGCGTCAACAGCTTCGGATCGGTGTCGGACGGCCATGACGCGGAGTTCGGCTTTGCGGTGTCGTGGCGGGAGGTCGCCTCCTTCCTGCGGCAGGCGGGCGTGTCGTCGCTGCACACGGTCGTCCCCTGCCGCTCCATGGCCGAGGCGGACGCCGCCGAAGCGACCATCACCCAGCGCGAGGCGCAGGCGAGCGAGCAAAGCGAACGCGCGGAGGCCGACGCGCAGGAGGCCGCGATGGCAAAGGCCCGCGACGATGCCGAGCGCAGCGTGATCTCCGCCCGCGAAAACGCCATGGCGGGCGCGGCGGTGCTGCTCGCCATTGCGGTGCTGTGCCTGGGCGCGGGCGGCCTCTTCTATACGCAGAAGCGGGAGAAGCGGGCGACATGGTGGCTGGCGGGCGGCGGCGTCGCCTTGTTCGGGGCGCTGGGCCTGTTCTTCCTCAAGCCCAGCTTCTCCAGCATCGACGAACGCATCGTCCTGCCCGACGACGGCAAGGCGACCGGCAACAAGGCGTTCGCCTGGGCGGGCGACAATATCTGCCGCATCGACCTCAACCGCAGCCGCCTCACCGTGTCGCAGGCGAACGACATTCCGTTCCACTGGGCGGAGGGGGGCTGCGTCGACGGGCAGACGCAATATGTCTCCTCCGGCACGAAATGGCAGCGCGCCGTGATCCCCGGCGAAGGCAATTTCGTCACCGTCAGCGAATTCGATCCGGCGACGGGGCAATTGCGAATCCAGCGCTGGCTGCCCGACCTCGACGTGATGGACAAGGCGCGCGCGCTGGTGAAGGACAAGCCGGTCAAGGGCTGCGGCGGCGATTCCGGCCGGCTGGCGCAGGTCGCGACGCTGCGTTCCGACCTTTCCGCCCTTTTGCCCGCCCAGCCCAATGAACGGCTGGTCTATCGCTGCCAGAAGGGCCGCCTGACCCCCGCCGATCCGCAAAATTGA
- a CDS encoding putative quinol monooxygenase produces MIYERWADQAAFDFHHAQPYTRAVFKSYEDWLAKPVKLTELGNGLE; encoded by the coding sequence ATGATCTACGAGCGTTGGGCCGATCAGGCCGCGTTCGACTTTCATCACGCGCAGCCTTACACCCGCGCGGTTTTCAAGAGCTACGAAGACTGGCTGGCAAAGCCCGTCAAGCTTACCGAGCTTGGGAACGGACTGGAATAA
- a CDS encoding DUF2490 domain-containing protein has translation MAAPPAMAVTEESQAWITESLAIRASEADMVTLDMSQRFRRDRSDDEQALFRVALDHRVARGVLIGGGIAYVEGRKEEEMRLFQQVTLNKGIWLARTRLEQRFFDTADEASWRLRQRVQASVPVDRDGRWTVVGAMEVFFHLNRARASDKSGLAVMRHQVGLRHAVSPAMDVQLLYMRQQNFRDRRPDAVAHVPWLTLSWKI, from the coding sequence ATGGCCGCGCCGCCCGCTATGGCCGTGACAGAGGAAAGTCAGGCATGGATCACCGAATCGCTGGCGATCAGGGCGAGCGAGGCGGACATGGTGACGCTGGACATGAGCCAGCGTTTCCGGCGCGACCGTTCGGACGACGAGCAAGCCTTGTTTCGCGTCGCACTGGATCATCGCGTGGCGCGGGGCGTGCTGATCGGCGGCGGCATCGCTTATGTCGAAGGGCGGAAGGAAGAGGAGATGCGCCTGTTCCAGCAGGTGACCTTGAACAAGGGCATCTGGCTTGCGCGCACGCGGCTGGAGCAGCGATTCTTCGATACGGCCGATGAAGCAAGCTGGCGGCTGCGGCAGCGGGTTCAGGCGAGCGTGCCGGTGGATCGCGACGGGCGCTGGACGGTGGTGGGCGCGATGGAGGTCTTCTTCCACCTCAATCGGGCGCGGGCTTCGGACAAGAGCGGGCTGGCAGTGATGCGCCATCAGGTCGGGCTGCGCCATGCCGTCAGCCCGGCGATGGACGTGCAGCTTCTCTATATGCGGCAGCAGAATTTCCGCGACCGCCGTCCGGATGCGGTGGCGCATGTGCCGTGGCTGACGTTGAGCTGGAAAATCTGA
- the atpA gene encoding F0F1 ATP synthase subunit alpha, with amino-acid sequence MDINAAEISKVIKDQIANFGTEAQVSEVGSVLTVGDGIARVHGLDNVQAGEMVEFANGVQGMALNLEADNVGVVIFGSDAEIKEGDTVKRTGTIVDVPVGKGLLGRVVDGLGNPIDGKGPIEYTERKRVEVKAPGIIPRKSVHEPVQTGLKAIDALVPVGRGQRELIIGDRQTGKTAVAIDTFINQKGVNAGDDEGKKLYCIYVAVGQKRSTVAQIVKQLEENGAMEYSIVVAATASEPAPLQYLAPYTGVTMGEFFRDNGMHAVIVYDDLSKQAVAYRQMSLLLRRPPGREAYPGDVFYLHSRLLERAAKMNDANGNGSLTALPIIETQAGDVSAYIPTNVISITDGQIFLETNLFYQGIRPAINVGLSVSRVGSSAQTKAMKKVSGSIKLELAQYREMAAFAQFGSDLDASTQKLLNRGARLTELLKQPQFSPLPFEEQTASIFAGTNGYLDAIPVGDVTRYEELMLAYLRHDHPEILAEIRDSKDLGDGAKGKLVAALDAFGKTFA; translated from the coding sequence ATGGATATCAACGCCGCAGAAATCTCGAAGGTCATCAAGGACCAGATCGCCAATTTCGGCACCGAAGCGCAGGTGAGCGAAGTCGGCTCCGTGCTGACCGTGGGTGACGGCATCGCCCGCGTCCATGGCCTCGACAATGTCCAGGCGGGCGAAATGGTCGAGTTCGCCAATGGCGTGCAGGGCATGGCGCTGAACCTGGAAGCCGACAATGTCGGCGTCGTGATCTTCGGCTCGGACGCCGAGATCAAGGAAGGCGACACCGTCAAGCGCACCGGCACCATCGTCGACGTTCCGGTGGGCAAGGGCTTGCTGGGCCGCGTCGTGGACGGCCTGGGCAATCCCATCGACGGCAAGGGTCCGATCGAATATACCGAGCGCAAGCGCGTGGAAGTGAAGGCGCCGGGCATCATCCCCCGCAAGTCGGTGCACGAGCCCGTGCAGACCGGCCTCAAGGCCATCGACGCCCTGGTCCCCGTGGGCCGCGGCCAGCGCGAGCTGATCATCGGCGACCGCCAGACCGGCAAGACCGCCGTCGCCATCGACACCTTCATCAACCAGAAGGGCGTCAATGCGGGCGATGACGAGGGCAAGAAGCTCTACTGCATCTATGTCGCCGTCGGCCAGAAGCGTTCGACCGTCGCGCAGATCGTGAAGCAGCTCGAGGAAAACGGCGCGATGGAATATTCCATCGTCGTCGCCGCGACCGCTTCGGAACCGGCTCCGCTCCAGTATCTGGCGCCTTACACCGGCGTCACCATGGGCGAGTTCTTCCGCGACAACGGCATGCACGCGGTCATCGTCTATGACGATCTTTCCAAGCAGGCCGTCGCCTATCGCCAGATGTCGCTGCTGCTGCGCCGTCCTCCGGGCCGCGAAGCCTATCCCGGCGACGTTTTCTATCTCCACAGCCGCCTGCTGGAGCGCGCGGCGAAGATGAACGACGCCAACGGCAACGGATCGCTGACGGCTCTGCCGATCATCGAGACGCAGGCGGGCGACGTGTCGGCCTACATCCCGACCAACGTGATCTCCATCACCGACGGCCAGATCTTCCTTGAAACCAACCTCTTCTATCAGGGCATCCGTCCGGCCATCAACGTCGGCCTGTCGGTGTCGCGCGTCGGCTCGTCCGCGCAGACCAAGGCGATGAAGAAGGTGTCCGGCTCGATCAAGCTGGAGCTGGCGCAGTATCGCGAAATGGCGGCCTTCGCCCAGTTCGGTTCGGACCTTGACGCGTCGACGCAGAAGCTGCTGAACCGTGGCGCGCGCCTCACTGAACTGCTCAAGCAGCCGCAATTCTCGCCCCTGCCCTTCGAGGAGCAGACCGCGTCGATCTTCGCGGGCACCAACGGCTATCTGGACGCGATCCCGGTCGGCGACGTGACCCGTTACGAAGAACTGATGCTGGCCTATCTGCGTCACGATCACCCGGAAATCCTCGCGGAAATCCGCGACAGCAAGGATCTGGGCGACGGCGCGAAGGGCAAGCTCGTCGCGGCGCTCGACGCGTTCGGCAAGACCTTCGCCTGA
- a CDS encoding F0F1 ATP synthase subunit gamma has protein sequence MASLKELKLRIGSVKSTQKITKAKQMVAAAKLRKAQAAAEAARPYSQRLEAVVASLASKIAGGSGEGASPLLAGTGKDEVHLLVVANSDRGLAGAFNANIVKAALAKARELLLDGKQVQFYLIGRKGRPVINRTFPGKIVAQFDTTTVKEPGFDQAAQIAQELTDMYLNGKFDVAHLFYSQFKSALAQIPTEQQIIPVKIPADADRNAIAATVEYEPSEEAILDDLLPRNITVQIFKALLENNASEQGASMTAMDNATRNAGDLINKLTIQYNRSRQAAITTELVEIISGAEAL, from the coding sequence ATGGCAAGCCTCAAGGAACTGAAGCTCCGCATCGGGTCGGTGAAGTCGACCCAGAAGATCACCAAGGCGAAGCAGATGGTCGCCGCCGCGAAGCTGCGCAAGGCGCAGGCCGCGGCCGAAGCCGCTCGCCCCTACAGCCAGCGCCTGGAAGCGGTCGTCGCATCGCTCGCCAGCAAGATCGCGGGTGGTTCGGGCGAAGGCGCTTCCCCGCTGCTGGCGGGCACCGGCAAGGACGAGGTGCATCTGCTGGTCGTCGCCAACTCCGACCGTGGCCTTGCGGGCGCGTTCAACGCCAATATCGTCAAGGCCGCGCTCGCCAAGGCGCGCGAATTGCTGCTCGACGGCAAGCAGGTGCAATTCTACCTGATCGGCCGCAAGGGCCGTCCGGTCATCAACCGCACCTTCCCCGGCAAGATCGTGGCGCAGTTCGACACCACCACGGTGAAGGAGCCCGGTTTCGACCAGGCGGCGCAGATCGCGCAGGAACTGACCGACATGTATCTGAACGGCAAGTTCGACGTCGCGCACCTTTTCTACTCGCAGTTCAAGTCGGCGCTGGCGCAGATCCCAACCGAACAGCAGATCATCCCGGTGAAGATTCCGGCCGACGCCGACCGCAACGCCATCGCCGCGACGGTGGAATATGAACCGAGCGAGGAAGCGATCCTCGACGACCTGTTGCCGCGCAACATCACGGTGCAGATCTTCAAGGCGCTGCTGGAGAATAACGCGTCCGAACAGGGCGCGTCGATGACCGCCATGGACAATGCGACCCGCAACGCCGGCGACCTCATCAACAAGCTGACGATCCAGTACAACCGCAGCCGTCAGGCCGCGATCACCACCGAACTCGTCGAAATCATCTCGGGCGCGGAAGCCCTTTAA
- a CDS encoding primosomal protein N', translating to MSSRARVLLLNAALGPLDYRVPHGMNAKPGSIVVAPLGPRQIVGVVWDEDAFPDVESVGDNRLRNLIAPVDAPPVPEAVRRLIEWTADYYLAPPAAVLRMTLASMAALEGARTVIEYRATGDLPDRMTEQRSQAMERIGERQGLIRELAMIGGVSDAVIRGLVKAGAFEAVEVSVDTPFPKPDPDHAPPALSEEQRAAADSFVEAVHARDFAPFLLDGVTGSGKTEVYFEAIAAAIREGRQVLVLLPEIALTEPFLERFEKRFGTVPVNWHSGLRQSERRRAWRAIAAGEARVVVGARSALFLPYPNLGLIVVDEAHEASFKQEDGVHYHARDVAVMRGLIEKFPVVLASATPAIETRHQVELGRYREIKLPGRYGGAEMPEIEGINLLTDPPERGRWIAPPLVRAIDENMEKGDQSLLFLNRRGYAPLTLCRHCGYRFQCPNCTAWMVEHRLTRRLACHHCGHVIPSPRFCPECKEEDSLVACGPGVERIADEVKALWPQARTAIVTSDTLWSPAKVAEFVKSVEAGAVDIIIGTQLVTKGYHFPNLTLVGVIDADLGLEGGDLRASERTFQQIVQVAGRAGRGAKPGRVFIQTRMPEAEVIKALIAGDAERFYMVETENRRHANAPPFGRFAAIIVSSEDADEAAQVARLIGKSAPLIEGMRVYGPAPAPLSVLRGRHRHRLLVHATRQVDVQDAIREWLGNIAWKSGTRVAVDVDPYSFM from the coding sequence ATGAGTTCGCGCGCCCGTGTCCTGTTGCTGAATGCCGCCCTGGGGCCGCTCGACTATCGGGTGCCGCACGGGATGAACGCAAAGCCCGGCAGCATCGTCGTCGCGCCGCTGGGACCGCGCCAGATCGTGGGCGTGGTGTGGGACGAGGACGCCTTTCCCGATGTGGAGAGCGTGGGCGACAATCGGCTGCGCAACCTGATCGCGCCGGTCGATGCGCCGCCGGTGCCGGAGGCGGTGCGGCGGCTGATCGAGTGGACGGCGGACTATTATCTCGCCCCGCCCGCCGCCGTGCTGCGGATGACGCTGGCGTCGATGGCGGCGCTGGAGGGCGCGCGCACGGTGATCGAATATCGGGCGACCGGCGATCTGCCCGACCGCATGACCGAGCAGCGTAGCCAAGCGATGGAGCGGATCGGCGAGCGGCAGGGGCTGATCCGCGAACTGGCGATGATCGGCGGGGTGAGCGACGCGGTGATCCGAGGCCTCGTCAAGGCGGGCGCGTTCGAGGCGGTGGAGGTGAGCGTCGACACGCCCTTTCCCAAACCCGATCCCGATCATGCGCCGCCTGCCCTGTCGGAGGAGCAGCGGGCGGCGGCCGATAGTTTCGTCGAGGCAGTCCATGCCCGCGACTTCGCGCCCTTCCTGCTGGATGGCGTCACCGGATCGGGCAAGACGGAAGTCTATTTCGAAGCCATCGCCGCCGCCATCCGCGAGGGACGGCAGGTGCTGGTGCTGCTGCCGGAAATTGCGCTGACCGAGCCATTTCTGGAGCGGTTCGAGAAGCGGTTCGGGACGGTGCCGGTCAACTGGCATAGCGGCTTGCGCCAGAGCGAGCGGCGGCGGGCCTGGCGCGCCATCGCGGCGGGCGAGGCGCGGGTGGTGGTGGGCGCGCGGTCGGCGCTGTTCCTGCCCTATCCGAACCTTGGCCTCATCGTCGTGGACGAGGCGCATGAGGCGAGCTTCAAGCAGGAGGATGGCGTCCATTATCATGCCCGCGACGTGGCGGTGATGCGCGGTCTCATAGAGAAGTTTCCGGTCGTGCTGGCCTCCGCGACCCCGGCCATCGAGACGCGGCATCAGGTGGAACTGGGGCGCTATCGCGAGATCAAATTGCCGGGGCGTTATGGCGGGGCAGAGATGCCGGAGATCGAAGGCATCAACCTGCTCACCGATCCGCCGGAGCGCGGGCGCTGGATCGCGCCGCCGCTGGTGCGCGCCATCGACGAGAATATGGAGAAGGGCGACCAGAGCCTGCTCTTCCTCAACCGGCGGGGCTATGCGCCGCTGACCTTGTGCCGTCATTGCGGCTATCGGTTCCAGTGCCCCAATTGCACGGCGTGGATGGTCGAGCATCGGCTGACGCGGCGGCTGGCCTGCCATCATTGCGGGCATGTGATCCCTTCCCCCCGCTTCTGCCCGGAGTGCAAGGAGGAGGACAGCCTCGTCGCCTGCGGTCCCGGCGTGGAGCGCATCGCGGACGAGGTGAAGGCGCTCTGGCCGCAGGCGCGCACGGCCATCGTGACGTCGGATACGCTCTGGTCGCCCGCCAAGGTCGCGGAGTTCGTGAAGTCGGTGGAGGCGGGCGCGGTCGACATCATCATCGGCACGCAGCTTGTGACCAAGGGCTATCATTTCCCGAACCTGACGCTGGTGGGCGTGATCGACGCCGATCTGGGGCTGGAGGGCGGCGATTTGCGCGCGTCGGAGCGGACCTTCCAGCAGATCGTGCAGGTGGCGGGGCGCGCGGGGCGCGGGGCCAAGCCGGGGCGCGTCTTCATCCAGACGCGGATGCCGGAGGCGGAGGTCATCAAGGCGCTGATCGCGGGCGATGCCGAGCGTTTCTACATGGTGGAGACGGAGAATCGCCGCCACGCCAACGCCCCGCCCTTCGGCCGCTTCGCCGCGATCATCGTGTCGAGCGAGGATGCCGACGAAGCCGCGCAGGTCGCGCGCCTGATCGGCAAGTCCGCGCCGCTGATCGAGGGGATGCGCGTCTATGGCCCCGCGCCCGCGCCGCTGTCCGTGCTGCGCGGACGGCACCGGCATCGGCTGCTGGTCCATGCGACGCGGCAGGTGGACGTGCAGGACGCGATCCGCGAGTGGCTGGGCAACATCGCATGGAAATCGGGCACGCGGGTCGCGGTGGATGTCGATCCCTACAGCTTCATGTGA
- the atpD gene encoding F0F1 ATP synthase subunit beta, with product MATTNNVGRISQVIGAVVDVTFPDALPSILSALETSNNGQRLVLEVAQHLGENTVRTIAMDSTEGLTRGQEVTDTGAQISVPVGPATLGRILNVVGEPIDERGPVATTLTAPIHAKAPEFVDQSTDASILVTGIKVIDLLAPYAKGGKIGLFGGAGVGKTVLIQELINNIAKGHGGTSVFAGVGERTREGNDLYHEFLDAGVIAKDAEGNAISEGSKVALVYGQMNEPPGARARVALSGLTIAEYFRDQEGQDVLFFVDNIFRFTQAGAEVSALLGRIPSAVGYQPTLATDMGQLQERITSTNKGSITSVQAVYVPADDLTDPAPATSFAHLDATTVLNRAISELGIYPAVDPLDSTSRVLEPRVVGQEHYDTARAVQAILQKYKSLQDIIAILGMDELSEEDKLTVARARKIQRFLSQPFHVAEVFTGISGKFVQIEDTVKSFKAVVEGEYDHLPEAAFYMVGGIDEVVEKAKKLAAEAA from the coding sequence ATGGCAACCACCAACAATGTAGGCCGCATCTCGCAGGTCATCGGCGCTGTCGTCGACGTGACCTTCCCCGATGCCCTTCCGTCCATTCTCTCGGCGCTGGAAACCAGCAACAACGGCCAGCGGCTCGTGCTGGAAGTCGCGCAGCATCTGGGCGAGAACACCGTCCGCACCATCGCGATGGACTCGACCGAAGGTCTGACCCGCGGGCAGGAAGTGACCGACACCGGCGCGCAGATCAGCGTTCCCGTCGGTCCCGCCACGCTCGGCCGCATCCTGAACGTCGTCGGCGAGCCGATCGACGAGCGCGGCCCGGTCGCCACCACCCTGACCGCCCCGATCCACGCCAAGGCGCCGGAATTCGTGGACCAGTCGACCGACGCGTCGATCCTGGTGACCGGCATCAAGGTCATCGACCTTCTCGCCCCTTACGCGAAAGGCGGCAAGATCGGCCTGTTCGGCGGCGCGGGCGTGGGAAAGACCGTGCTCATCCAGGAACTCATCAACAACATCGCCAAGGGCCATGGCGGCACCTCCGTCTTCGCGGGCGTGGGTGAGCGGACCCGCGAGGGCAACGACCTCTATCACGAATTCCTCGACGCGGGTGTTATCGCCAAGGATGCCGAGGGCAATGCGATCTCCGAAGGCTCCAAGGTGGCGCTGGTCTACGGCCAGATGAACGAGCCGCCGGGCGCCCGCGCGCGCGTCGCCCTCTCCGGCCTCACCATCGCGGAATATTTCCGCGATCAGGAAGGGCAGGACGTGCTGTTCTTTGTCGACAACATCTTCCGCTTCACGCAGGCGGGCGCGGAAGTGTCGGCGCTGCTGGGCCGTATTCCTTCGGCGGTGGGCTATCAGCCGACGCTGGCGACCGACATGGGCCAGCTTCAGGAACGCATCACATCGACCAACAAGGGATCGATCACCTCGGTGCAGGCCGTCTACGTCCCCGCGGACGACTTGACCGACCCGGCGCCGGCGACCTCGTTCGCGCACCTTGATGCCACGACCGTTCTCAACCGCGCCATTTCCGAACTCGGCATCTATCCGGCGGTCGATCCGCTCGATTCGACCAGCCGCGTGCTGGAGCCGCGCGTCGTGGGTCAGGAACATTACGACACCGCCCGCGCGGTGCAGGCGATCCTCCAGAAGTACAAGTCGCTTCAGGACATCATCGCCATTCTGGGCATGGACGAGCTGTCCGAAGAGGACAAGCTGACCGTCGCCCGCGCGCGCAAGATCCAGCGCTTCCTGTCGCAGCCCTTCCACGTCGCGGAAGTGTTCACCGGCATTTCGGGTAAGTTCGTCCAGATCGAGGACACGGTGAAGTCGTTCAAGGCGGTGGTCGAAGGCGAATATGACCATCTGCCCGAAGCGGCCTTCTACATGGTCGGCGGC
- a CDS encoding F0F1 ATP synthase subunit delta, producing METTGGIQASLSGRYAVALFDLARDGKTLDTVAESLAAIKAAMAESADFKGLINSPVLSRDAAGKAIAAVAASMGTDPLTAKFLGVLAENRRLSQLPAIIRAYEALLSNHKGEVRAEVTSAHALTKTQITALSKSLKARVGRDVAVDAKVDPAILGGLVVRIGSQMIDSSIRTRLNSLAHAMKG from the coding sequence GTGGAGACTACCGGCGGTATTCAGGCTAGCCTCAGCGGCCGCTATGCGGTGGCGCTGTTCGATCTGGCCCGCGACGGCAAGACGCTCGACACCGTTGCCGAGAGCCTTGCTGCAATCAAGGCCGCGATGGCGGAATCGGCGGATTTCAAGGGGCTGATCAACAGCCCCGTCCTGAGTCGCGATGCGGCGGGCAAGGCGATCGCCGCCGTGGCCGCTTCGATGGGCACCGATCCGCTCACCGCCAAATTCCTGGGCGTGCTGGCCGAAAACCGCCGCCTGTCGCAGCTTCCCGCGATCATCCGCGCCTATGAGGCGCTGCTGTCGAATCACAAGGGCGAGGTCCGCGCCGAAGTGACGAGCGCCCATGCGCTCACCAAGACCCAGATCACCGCCCTGAGCAAGAGCCTCAAGGCGCGTGTCGGCCGCGACGTGGCGGTCGATGCAAAGGTCGATCCCGCGATCCTCGGCGGGCTGGTCGTCAGGATCGGCAGCCAGATGATCGATTCCTCCATCCGCACCCGTTTGAATAGTCTCGCCCACGCGATGAAAGGCTGA
- the fsa gene encoding fructose-6-phosphate aldolase, giving the protein MKFFVDTADTAEIRELAATGLLDGVTTNPSLIAKSGRKFVEVVEEICGIVDGPVSAEVVALDHETMMKEAAILRKIADNVCIKVPLTIDGLKTCKALTDDGCMVNVTLCFSANQALLAAKAGASFISPFVGRHDDNGFDGMKLIEDIRLIYDNYSFATEILVASVRHPIHVLEAAKIGADVMTAPPAVIKALFNHVLTDKGIAGFLADWEKTGQSLL; this is encoded by the coding sequence ATGAAATTTTTCGTCGACACCGCCGACACCGCCGAAATCCGCGAGCTTGCCGCCACCGGCCTGCTCGACGGCGTCACGACCAACCCTTCGCTGATCGCCAAGTCGGGCCGCAAGTTCGTCGAGGTGGTCGAGGAAATCTGCGGCATCGTGGACGGCCCCGTCTCGGCCGAAGTCGTCGCGCTCGACCATGAAACGATGATGAAGGAAGCCGCCATCCTGCGGAAGATCGCGGACAATGTCTGCATCAAGGTGCCGCTCACCATCGACGGGCTCAAGACCTGCAAGGCGCTCACCGACGATGGCTGCATGGTCAATGTGACGCTCTGCTTCTCGGCCAATCAGGCGCTGCTGGCGGCCAAGGCGGGCGCGTCCTTCATCTCGCCCTTCGTCGGTCGCCACGACGACAATGGCTTCGACGGCATGAAGCTGATCGAGGATATCCGCCTCATCTACGACAATTACAGCTTCGCCACGGAAATCCTGGTCGCATCCGTCCGCCATCCGATCCATGTGCTGGAAGCCGCGAAGATCGGCGCGGACGTCATGACCGCCCCGCCCGCCGTCATCAAGGCGCTGTTCAACCATGTGCTGACCGACAAGGGCATCGCCGGTTTCCTCGCCGACTGGGAAAAGACCGGCCAGTCGCTGCTCTGA